The following are encoded together in the Deltaproteobacteria bacterium genome:
- a CDS encoding TetR/AcrR family transcriptional regulator, whose translation MPSKRQTRRGLQGEETRERILAATAALIAERGYAATSIEALCERAGVVRTAIYWHFGSKDGLLVPVVERAASAWIEEIQKSVYLEGDPLARLERFLASLRALVLERSPLLRLLLAVALERAAIDPEARAALRSLTDRARSAIVQGVQDSTGARLADAELIARTVLAYLHLAVSDQLVAPERLERVFADLRSAILLVIGARLHEWLASQPPAPTGDHR comes from the coding sequence ATGCCCTCGAAACGCCAGACACGGCGCGGGCTGCAAGGCGAGGAGACCCGCGAGCGGATCCTGGCGGCGACCGCCGCGCTGATCGCGGAACGCGGCTACGCGGCAACCAGCATCGAGGCGCTCTGCGAGCGCGCCGGGGTGGTCCGCACCGCCATCTACTGGCACTTCGGCTCGAAGGACGGGCTCCTCGTGCCGGTCGTGGAGCGCGCGGCGTCGGCCTGGATCGAGGAGATCCAGAAGTCGGTCTACCTCGAAGGCGATCCGCTGGCGCGCCTCGAGCGCTTCCTCGCGAGCCTGCGCGCGCTCGTGCTCGAGCGCTCGCCGCTGCTGCGGCTCCTGCTCGCGGTCGCGCTCGAGCGTGCCGCCATCGACCCGGAGGCTCGCGCCGCCCTCCGCTCCCTCACCGATCGCGCGCGCAGCGCGATCGTCCAGGGCGTGCAGGACTCGACCGGCGCCCGGCTTGCCGACGCCGAGCTGATCGCGCGCACCGTGCTCGCCTACCTGCACCTCGCCGTCAGCGACCAGCTCGTCGCACCCGAGCGCCTCGAGCGCGTCTTCGCCGACCTCCGTAGCGCGATCCTGCTCGTGATCGGCGCGCGCCTCCACGAGTGGCTCGCCTCGCAACCCCCTGCGCCCACGGGAGACCACCGATGA
- a CDS encoding DNA internalization-related competence protein ComEC/Rec2, whose protein sequence is MRRLLALLGAQCLGITAADAGWLPAPVAARLALLAAGLALLARSPRRRLAAACVALAAAGGFGLASRLEAAATAPAAPLEATIEGTVAARRALPGGLQLELEQVRGVAPPDARAPSRLLLRGSGAEAVLLGDVVPGARLRARVRIRPLEGRANPGGPDREREAARRGIGAVAALAHPDLVVRRPDAERWRPLAPLYRLRARAARRLAREGEGGALVAALGVGERAGLAGPGREAFRRLGLSHLLSVSGLHLALAGAGAFRLFAFLLARSGSRRARSDPRPLALAAACAAATGYALLAGFEVPVRRSLALLLGLGLSIGARRPTPRGAPLVAAALLVLAFEPGALFDLGARLSFAASAALVWALRTPGEASIAPTRLARARRGLAGALSATAAAGAATAPIAANTLGVAAPGWALAANAVAIPWTGVLLVPASLLASLAAGLAPDAAATGWLCRAAAALAALTMATLERVATHAPLATAAPVAGPALAAAAALAAVALRARTPWLRLAAALATGVLLRLAPPPAIAPAPPRVVVLDVGQGDAVLVQGRAGALLVDGGLALPDGGVDLGATVVVPALRALGVERLDLLAASHGDLDHRGGLPAVLRALPVARVWLPYGGLDDPAFAELLAEARAAGAAVTEQGAGSALLRIGDLRVEALWPPREGPALSRNDRSLALRVEAAGRAVLLPGDLGARAERHLLAAGARLHADVLKLGHHGSRTASSAPWLAAVGGVSAVVSAPRAGRFGMPHAEVAARAREAGYTLWWTGRDGAVLIGLGPELRARGWRRPARRDGNRGPVVDPAPPAASRGAGRGGAGRTGRRRASVEAQHPSREEHDRADHDRPDQPLAAAHRKACAEPATGHEADREDEGGPPGDLAGRDEDRDREGGERHVDRHLDAVGTHQVVAGVAERTHHEQADTGLDRAAVGADPGEGEEREPARPGARGAGRVAPGTAQHRDQVEEHHDTEEALEDGVVDASDRERAEQGAQADRHHDPRGALEARYAVRPEAPGSGQVLEEDADPVGAVRDRSRQPDQHQQRDAQERAAAGQRVQHSSDRAAADQDRRLAERHAASAGGGAA, encoded by the coding sequence ATGCGACGGCTCCTCGCGCTGCTCGGCGCGCAGTGTCTCGGCATCACGGCCGCGGACGCGGGCTGGCTGCCGGCACCGGTGGCGGCGCGCCTGGCGTTGCTCGCCGCGGGGCTTGCGCTGCTCGCACGGTCGCCCCGGCGGCGGTTGGCTGCGGCCTGCGTCGCGCTCGCCGCAGCGGGTGGGTTCGGGCTCGCCAGCCGGCTCGAGGCGGCGGCCACGGCACCGGCCGCGCCGCTCGAAGCGACGATCGAGGGCACGGTCGCGGCGCGGCGCGCGCTTCCGGGCGGTCTCCAGCTCGAGCTCGAGCAGGTGCGCGGGGTGGCACCGCCGGACGCGCGCGCGCCGTCGCGGCTCCTGCTGCGCGGCTCGGGCGCGGAGGCCGTGCTCCTCGGCGACGTCGTCCCGGGCGCGCGCCTGCGCGCGCGCGTGCGGATCCGGCCGCTCGAAGGGCGCGCGAATCCGGGCGGTCCGGACCGCGAGCGCGAGGCTGCGCGCCGGGGGATCGGGGCCGTCGCCGCCCTCGCGCATCCCGACCTGGTGGTGCGGCGCCCGGATGCGGAGCGCTGGCGCCCGCTCGCGCCGCTCTACCGGCTGCGGGCGCGCGCGGCGCGCCGGCTCGCGCGCGAGGGGGAGGGCGGGGCGCTCGTGGCGGCGCTCGGGGTGGGCGAGCGCGCCGGGCTCGCCGGCCCCGGGCGCGAGGCCTTCCGGCGGCTCGGGCTCTCGCACCTGCTCTCGGTCTCGGGGCTCCACCTCGCGCTCGCCGGGGCCGGAGCGTTCCGCCTGTTCGCCTTCCTGCTCGCCCGTTCGGGTTCGCGTCGCGCGCGCAGCGACCCGCGCCCGCTCGCCCTCGCGGCGGCCTGCGCCGCCGCCACGGGCTATGCGCTCCTGGCCGGCTTCGAGGTTCCGGTGCGCCGCTCGCTCGCGCTGCTCCTCGGGCTCGGCCTCTCGATCGGCGCGCGCCGGCCGACCCCGCGTGGGGCGCCGCTCGTCGCGGCGGCGCTCCTCGTGCTCGCCTTCGAGCCGGGGGCGCTCTTCGACCTCGGCGCCCGCCTCTCGTTCGCCGCGAGCGCCGCCCTGGTGTGGGCGCTGCGGACGCCGGGGGAGGCCTCGATCGCGCCGACGCGGCTCGCGCGGGCGCGGCGCGGTCTGGCGGGCGCCCTCTCCGCCACGGCGGCCGCCGGCGCCGCGACCGCGCCGATCGCCGCGAACACGCTCGGGGTCGCAGCACCCGGCTGGGCGCTGGCCGCCAACGCCGTCGCGATCCCGTGGACGGGCGTGCTGCTCGTGCCGGCGTCGCTGCTCGCCTCGCTCGCGGCCGGACTCGCGCCCGACGCCGCGGCGACCGGGTGGCTGTGCCGAGCGGCCGCGGCCCTCGCGGCGCTCACGATGGCGACCCTCGAGCGTGTCGCCACGCACGCGCCGCTCGCGACGGCCGCACCCGTCGCGGGGCCTGCGCTCGCCGCCGCAGCGGCCCTTGCCGCGGTGGCGCTGCGGGCGCGAACCCCCTGGCTGCGGCTCGCGGCAGCGCTCGCCACCGGCGTCCTGCTCCGCCTGGCTCCTCCCCCCGCGATCGCCCCCGCGCCGCCGCGGGTGGTCGTCCTCGACGTGGGGCAGGGCGACGCGGTGCTCGTCCAGGGCCGGGCGGGCGCGCTGCTGGTGGACGGCGGCCTGGCGCTCCCGGATGGAGGGGTGGATCTCGGCGCCACGGTCGTGGTCCCGGCGCTGCGCGCGCTCGGGGTCGAGCGGCTCGACCTGCTCGCGGCGAGCCACGGCGACCTCGATCACCGGGGCGGGCTTCCGGCGGTGCTGCGCGCGCTGCCGGTCGCGCGCGTCTGGCTGCCGTACGGCGGGCTCGACGATCCCGCGTTCGCGGAGCTCCTGGCGGAGGCGCGGGCCGCCGGAGCGGCGGTGACGGAGCAAGGCGCCGGGAGTGCCCTCCTCCGGATCGGCGACCTGCGGGTCGAGGCGCTCTGGCCGCCGCGCGAGGGGCCCGCGCTCTCGCGCAACGACCGCTCGCTCGCGCTGCGCGTCGAGGCAGCCGGCCGCGCCGTGCTCCTGCCCGGCGACCTCGGCGCCCGGGCCGAGCGCCACCTGCTCGCGGCGGGCGCGCGGCTGCACGCCGACGTCCTGAAGCTCGGCCACCACGGCAGCCGCACCGCCTCCAGCGCGCCGTGGCTCGCAGCGGTCGGGGGCGTCTCCGCGGTGGTGTCGGCGCCGCGCGCGGGGCGCTTCGGCATGCCCCACGCGGAGGTCGCCGCCCGCGCACGCGAAGCGGGCTACACGCTCTGGTGGACGGGGCGGGACGGCGCGGTCCTGATCGGGCTCGGGCCGGAGCTGCGGGCGCGCGGCTGGCGCCGCCCGGCGCGTCGCGATGGGAACCGCGGTCCCGTCGTGGATCCAGCCCCGCCGGCCGCCTCCCGCGGCGCGGGCCGTGGAGGCGCTGGGAGGACCGGCCGCCGCCGCGCGTCAGTAGAGGCCCAGCATCCGTCCCGCGAGGAGCACGATCGCGCCGATCATGACCGGCCGGATCAGCCGCTCGCCGCCGCCCACCGCAAGGCGTGCGCCGAGCCAGCCACCGGCCACGAAGCCGATCGCGAGGACGAAGGCGGGCCCCCAGGCGACCTGGCCGGCCGCGACGAAGACCGGGATCGCGAAGGCGGTGAGCGCCACGTTGACCGACACCTTGATGCTGTTGGCACGCACCAGGTCGTGGCCGGCGTGGCTGAGCGCACCCACCATGAGCAGGCCGACACCGGCCTGGATCGCGCCGCCGTAGGCGCCGATCCCGGCGAAGGCGAGGAACGAGAGCCAGCGCGGCCAGGGGCGCGGGGGGCGGGTCGGGTCGCGCCGGGGACGGCGCAGCATCGGGATCAGGTCGAGGAGCATCACGACACCGAAGAGGCGCTCGAAGACGGCGTCGTCGACGCGAGCGATCGCGAGCGCGCCGAGCAGGGAGCCCAGGCAGACCGGCACCACGATCCTCGCGGCGCCCTCGAGGCCCGATACGCCGTGCGCCCGGAAGCGCCAGGCAGCGGTCAGGTTCTGGAGGAAGACGCCGATCCGGTTGGTGCCGTTCGCGACCGTTCCCGGCAGCCCGACCAGCACCAGCAGCGGGACGCTCAGGAGCGAGCCGCCGCCGGCCAGCGTGTTCAGCACTCCAGCGACCGCGCCGCCGCCGATCAGGATCGCCGCCTCGCCGAGCGTCACGCCGCCTCCGCCGGAGGCGGCGCAGCGTAG
- a CDS encoding diiron oxygenase: MSLSLPSSSDLPDDERTPLLGEPHERDAAYRKLLAHLSAQSVAKHYDAYADLPWDDPACAIDPADPRFELQREDPLGATDWYQALPHATRARFGLELLASFARTGQQFENALQRGLLTFAFRLPSGAPEFRYVMHEVIEEGHHSLMFQEFVNRTGLDVPGLPPLMRFGASQVVRFARTFPELFFLFVLGGEDPIDHVQREHMRTGQYDHPLVRRISQVHITEEARHLSFARAYLRRHVPELSRFAMLRLRVRTPLLLGQMAKLMMQPPGAMVRRYAIPGSVLREAYASPAAKALRAAALRKPRALCIELGIAVPPFDRLWRRMGIWSAPS; the protein is encoded by the coding sequence ATGAGCCTGTCCCTGCCTTCCTCCTCCGACCTGCCCGACGACGAGCGCACCCCGCTGCTCGGCGAGCCGCACGAGCGCGACGCTGCGTACCGCAAGCTCCTCGCGCACCTCTCGGCACAATCCGTCGCGAAGCACTACGACGCCTACGCCGACCTGCCCTGGGACGATCCCGCCTGCGCGATCGACCCCGCCGACCCGCGCTTCGAGCTGCAGCGCGAGGACCCGCTCGGCGCCACCGACTGGTACCAGGCGCTACCGCATGCGACGCGCGCGCGCTTCGGGCTCGAGCTGCTCGCGAGCTTTGCGCGGACCGGCCAGCAGTTCGAGAACGCGCTCCAGCGCGGTCTGCTCACGTTCGCCTTCCGCCTGCCGAGCGGAGCGCCCGAGTTCCGCTACGTGATGCACGAGGTGATCGAGGAAGGCCACCACTCGCTGATGTTCCAGGAGTTCGTGAACCGCACCGGCCTCGACGTTCCCGGCCTTCCGCCGCTGATGCGCTTCGGCGCGTCCCAGGTCGTCCGCTTCGCGCGCACCTTCCCCGAGCTGTTCTTCCTGTTCGTGCTCGGTGGCGAGGATCCCATCGACCACGTCCAGCGCGAGCACATGCGCACCGGCCAGTACGACCATCCACTGGTCCGCCGCATCTCGCAGGTGCACATCACCGAGGAAGCGCGCCACCTCTCCTTCGCGCGTGCCTACCTGCGCCGTCACGTGCCGGAGCTCTCGCGCTTCGCGATGCTGCGCCTGCGCGTGCGCACGCCGCTCCTGCTCGGCCAGATGGCGAAGCTGATGATGCAGCCGCCCGGTGCGATGGTGCGCCGCTACGCGATCCCCGGCTCCGTGCTGCGCGAGGCCTACGCGAGCCCGGCGGCGAAGGCGCTGCGCGCGGCGGCGCTGCGCAAGCCGCGGGCGCTGTGCATCGAGCTCGGGATCGCGGTCCCGCCCTTCGATCGCCTCTGGCGGCGCATGGGGATCTGGTCCGCGCCGTCCTGA
- a CDS encoding TIGR02281 family clan AA aspartic protease: MQRLLLRACLGLLAAAPLGGPALAEIYRWTDAEGRVHFTEDLSRVPAAQRGAALEAAAAPAPNRVQTYESPPAARAPTGGALAARPGRTHRIPVERAGSAMVVPVRINGQTVAPFLLDTGASYVLVPARVAKEAGIEVGPGTRTLPFTTANGIVEQPVVTLDSVELGSARAEQVAAAISDRIEVGLLGLSFFNRFTYQVDAAAGVVTLVENDLAESGAIVGGRSEAQWRGEFETLRMRLAGLEAARARTTPSHGRRLDRLDEEERVLESQLEALDAEADQANVPHGWRR, translated from the coding sequence ATGCAGCGCCTCCTCCTCCGCGCGTGCCTGGGCCTCCTGGCCGCCGCCCCGCTCGGCGGACCCGCGCTCGCCGAGATCTACCGCTGGACGGACGCCGAGGGCCGGGTCCACTTCACCGAGGACCTGAGCCGGGTGCCCGCCGCACAGCGCGGCGCCGCGCTCGAGGCCGCCGCCGCGCCGGCGCCGAACCGGGTCCAGACCTACGAGTCCCCGCCCGCCGCCCGCGCGCCCACCGGAGGCGCGCTCGCCGCGCGCCCCGGGCGCACGCACCGGATTCCGGTGGAGCGTGCGGGCAGCGCGATGGTGGTGCCGGTGCGGATCAACGGGCAGACCGTCGCTCCCTTCCTGCTCGACACCGGCGCCAGCTACGTGCTGGTGCCCGCGCGCGTCGCGAAGGAGGCGGGCATCGAGGTCGGGCCCGGCACGCGCACGCTGCCCTTCACGACCGCCAACGGCATCGTCGAGCAGCCCGTGGTGACGCTCGACAGCGTCGAGCTCGGCAGTGCGCGCGCGGAGCAGGTGGCCGCCGCGATCAGCGACCGCATCGAGGTCGGACTCCTCGGCCTCTCCTTCTTCAACCGCTTCACCTACCAGGTCGACGCGGCGGCCGGGGTCGTGACGCTGGTCGAGAACGACCTCGCCGAGAGCGGCGCGATCGTGGGTGGCCGCAGCGAGGCGCAGTGGCGCGGCGAGTTCGAGACGCTGCGGATGCGCCTCGCCGGGCTCGAGGCCGCGCGTGCGCGCACCACCCCCTCGCATGGCCGCCGGCTCGACCGGCTCGACGAGGAGGAGCGCGTGCTCGAGAGCCAGCTCGAGGCGCTCGACGCCGAGGCCGATCAGGCGAACGTCCCCCACGGCTGGCGGCGCTGA